A stretch of Fibrobacter sp. DNA encodes these proteins:
- a CDS encoding DUF748 domain-containing protein: MKKRYIVLIVLAALFILLLAALKIGPTIAKNYVVSHSEELIGRKMNIASVNFSPTTFTVEVDSFAILEPDGTTPFVAFEKFRINVNPTRLLAKEISVSEIYLKGLYTRVIQNGERFNFSDILDKLAEGGDAGSSAVDTTASVADSSADNTAADSAQAMNLNPSEALGGLSIAVENIVLEKGNIIYQDQKVGSKFHLQDFSVEIPAVYFANQDTDIGVTLKFADGGDLNVKVLFNMETQSFNVSVGLNQFALACIKPYLKDFINYKDFSGALNIHLDVQGNVNDVLSSNVSGNVNLSDIVLTETSGKTIGVNRVDVGIAKANLNENDFNVDSVVVDGAFAHLDLLKGGKTNIDILLNPKGAAADTTAADSATVSATVLDTTTVIVPDAPADSSAQAAAPAEQKPAEKEKPMKFVLKKLQVKNTSVSANDQTIKKPFSYTVSNINVNGSNINFNTPCTVNVGASFPGGGTLSLKYKGALSDISTMDIYLSVKNLALSHFSPYSYHFTGYPISSGTLAFASENKLNKWDIDSKNTIDIYNIDVGDKDPNSEPEFNVPMKIGLYILKDKDEKIQFDVPVKGNVQDPEFSYGKIIWKTVMNLLIKVALSPLKLVGNLAASGANALGMDLGKNDEVVIDPLSNILESEQYAKAIKMTEAVVKDPKLKLNFVQSFPLKKTVEAYKTRKLKTDYYMSTSGKKTLNELDEKSIIEIKDDDSLYVAYAKEHAAALDRKTLEKELLEKANKRNQELLKTLQQQKGVTKKNVTITTAPRSELAKHKGKPAYKVQLDVQ, translated from the coding sequence ATGAAGAAGCGTTACATTGTCCTGATAGTCCTGGCTGCATTGTTCATTCTCCTCCTTGCAGCGTTGAAAATTGGCCCTACCATTGCAAAGAACTATGTGGTCAGTCACTCCGAAGAGTTGATCGGCCGCAAGATGAACATTGCAAGCGTGAACTTCTCCCCCACCACCTTCACCGTGGAAGTGGACAGTTTCGCCATTCTTGAACCGGACGGAACCACGCCTTTCGTAGCCTTCGAAAAGTTCCGCATCAACGTGAATCCCACACGCCTCCTGGCCAAGGAAATCAGCGTCAGCGAAATTTACCTGAAGGGGCTCTACACCAGAGTCATCCAGAACGGGGAACGTTTTAACTTCAGCGACATCTTGGACAAACTAGCCGAAGGTGGCGACGCAGGCTCCTCGGCAGTCGACACTACCGCAAGCGTCGCAGATTCTTCCGCCGACAACACAGCCGCCGACTCAGCCCAAGCCATGAACCTGAACCCGTCTGAAGCATTGGGCGGTTTAAGCATCGCCGTAGAGAACATCGTTCTCGAAAAGGGCAACATCATTTATCAGGACCAGAAGGTCGGCTCCAAGTTCCACCTTCAGGACTTCTCCGTAGAAATTCCCGCAGTCTACTTCGCCAACCAGGACACCGACATCGGCGTCACCCTCAAGTTTGCCGACGGCGGCGACCTGAACGTAAAAGTCCTCTTCAATATGGAAACTCAGAGTTTCAATGTTTCCGTTGGTTTGAACCAGTTTGCTCTCGCTTGCATCAAGCCCTACCTGAAGGACTTCATCAACTACAAGGATTTCAGTGGAGCCCTCAATATCCATCTGGACGTTCAGGGTAACGTGAACGACGTTCTCTCTTCCAACGTCAGCGGTAACGTAAACCTTTCAGACATCGTCCTTACGGAAACCTCCGGCAAGACCATCGGCGTAAACCGCGTAGACGTAGGTATCGCAAAGGCCAACCTCAACGAAAATGATTTCAACGTGGACTCCGTCGTAGTGGACGGCGCTTTCGCGCATCTGGATTTGCTTAAGGGCGGAAAGACCAACATCGATATTTTGCTGAACCCCAAGGGAGCCGCCGCAGACACAACCGCAGCAGATAGTGCAACCGTAAGTGCAACGGTTCTGGATACAACGACGGTGATTGTTCCCGACGCACCGGCCGACTCCTCCGCCCAGGCCGCAGCACCGGCCGAACAGAAGCCCGCTGAAAAAGAAAAGCCCATGAAGTTCGTGCTGAAGAAATTGCAGGTCAAGAACACCAGCGTTTCCGCCAACGACCAGACCATCAAGAAGCCATTCTCCTACACCGTCAGCAACATCAACGTCAACGGCAGCAACATCAATTTCAACACCCCCTGCACCGTGAATGTAGGCGCATCCTTCCCAGGTGGTGGCACCCTCTCCCTCAAGTACAAGGGCGCCCTTTCTGACATCAGCACCATGGACATTTACCTCAGCGTAAAGAACCTGGCCCTGAGCCACTTCTCCCCCTACAGCTACCACTTTACCGGCTATCCCATCAGCTCCGGCACCTTGGCCTTCGCCAGCGAAAACAAGCTGAACAAGTGGGACATCGACAGCAAGAACACCATCGACATTTACAACATCGACGTGGGCGACAAGGATCCCAACTCCGAACCGGAATTCAACGTTCCCATGAAGATTGGCCTGTACATTCTGAAGGACAAAGATGAAAAGATCCAGTTCGACGTTCCGGTAAAGGGTAACGTCCAGGATCCGGAATTCTCCTACGGAAAGATTATCTGGAAAACCGTCATGAACCTGCTTATCAAGGTGGCTCTCTCCCCGCTGAAGCTGGTGGGCAACCTGGCCGCCTCCGGCGCAAACGCCTTGGGCATGGACCTGGGCAAGAACGACGAAGTGGTTATCGATCCGCTAAGCAACATTCTGGAAAGCGAACAGTACGCCAAGGCCATCAAGATGACCGAAGCCGTAGTCAAGGATCCCAAGCTGAAGCTGAACTTTGTGCAGTCCTTCCCGCTGAAGAAGACTGTGGAAGCCTACAAGACCCGCAAGTTGAAGACTGACTACTACATGTCCACCAGCGGCAAGAAAACCTTGAACGAACTTGATGAAAAGAGCATCATCGAAATCAAGGATGACGACAGCCTCTACGTTGCCTACGCCAAGGAACATGCCGCAGCACTGGATCGCAAGACTCTTGAAAAGGAACTTCTGGAAAAGGCAAACAAGCGCAACCAGGAACTTCTGAAGACATTGCAGCAGCAAAAGGGCGTGACCAAGAAGAACGTCACCATCACCACTGCACCTCGTAGCGAGCTAGCCAAGCATAAAGGCAAACCTGCATATAAGGTCCAACTGGACGTACAGTAA
- a CDS encoding NTP transferase domain-containing protein, whose protein sequence is MKIVLPVAGNGLRLRPYTENVPKCLLPVAGKTILDWIVEDSLSLKPSETIFITGYKADVVDQFLTKRPAWGATRTVVQSNPQGLGEAISLSLPFVNDDEPLLIILGDTLFEADLSILNNAQENILYTFKVEDPKRFGVAVTDANGRIERLVEKPQEFVSDEAIVGIYYIKDVKVLKESLKYLMDNNIRTKNEFQLTDALEMMLEKGCKFSTAPVQKWLDCGLAETLLETNAHVLKRNDNSASVSADGCKIIAPCYIGKNVQLVNCTIGPNVAIGDGAVIENCTLKDVVVWDGVKVSDKALNNVIVHE, encoded by the coding sequence ATGAAAATTGTATTGCCCGTTGCTGGAAATGGTCTGCGTTTGCGCCCTTATACCGAAAATGTGCCGAAGTGCTTACTTCCGGTGGCCGGTAAGACCATTTTGGACTGGATTGTCGAAGATTCCCTTTCTTTGAAGCCGTCTGAAACCATCTTCATTACGGGCTACAAGGCCGACGTTGTCGACCAGTTCTTGACCAAGCGTCCGGCTTGGGGGGCTACCCGCACTGTGGTGCAGAGCAATCCTCAGGGTCTGGGTGAAGCAATCAGCCTTTCCTTGCCCTTTGTGAACGACGACGAACCGCTCCTGATCATTTTGGGCGATACCCTGTTCGAAGCCGACCTTTCCATTTTGAACAACGCTCAGGAAAACATCCTTTATACATTCAAGGTTGAAGACCCGAAGCGCTTTGGTGTAGCTGTAACTGACGCCAATGGTCGTATTGAACGTTTGGTTGAAAAACCCCAGGAATTCGTTTCCGACGAAGCTATCGTGGGCATCTATTACATCAAGGATGTGAAGGTTCTCAAGGAAAGCTTGAAGTACTTGATGGACAATAACATCCGTACCAAGAATGAATTCCAGCTGACCGACGCTCTGGAAATGATGCTTGAAAAGGGCTGCAAGTTCAGCACTGCTCCGGTACAGAAATGGCTGGATTGCGGCTTGGCTGAAACCCTTCTTGAAACCAACGCCCATGTGCTGAAGCGAAACGACAACTCTGCCAGTGTTTCTGCTGATGGTTGTAAGATTATCGCTCCCTGCTATATTGGCAAGAACGTGCAACTTGTGAACTGCACCATCGGTCCTAATGTTGCCATTGGTGATGGTGCCGTCATTGAAAACTGCACCCTAAAGGATGTGGTGGTCTGGGATGGCGTCAAGGTTTCTGATAAGGCCTTGAATAACGTAATCGTTCACGAATAA